The Petrocella atlantisensis genome has a window encoding:
- the rnr gene encoding ribonuclease R, which produces MKIDQKEVLLDLFKDKKYRPLKLKELALLLNLSKNEKKELEQSLQALIQEDKVILTKRGKYMINDAPEPIIGRFVSHPKGFGFVVIEGQDDDIFIPAKYVNTAFHNDTVAIKLLKDSRGKRPEGEIVKVLERGKDTLVGLYEQSDNFGFVRADDKKVQKDIYIAKSNSMMAMKGHKVVVKVTDWGGEDRKPEGKIVEIIGHVDDPDTAILSIVKNLEIPTEFPDSVKKQVLSIPTEVPKDAAEGRLDYRNIQTVTIDGEDAKDLDDAITIEKIEQGYRLGVHIADVSYYVKEGSAMDEEALNRSTSVYLVDRVIPMLPRQLSNGICSLNSGVDRLALSCIMDIDQDGKVFNYTINETIINVDERMTYTAVSGILEKSDPELTERYKDFVDMFHRMEGLAAILRAKRKQRGSIDFDFPEAKVKLDEFGAPTEIYVYERNVATKIIEEFMLLANETVAEHYFWQEIPFVYRNHEEPDNERIQALGKFIYNFGYHIKGKEDVHPKEIQKLLIDIEGSKEEVLISRLALRSMKQAKYEVDCEGHYGLAAKYYSHFTSPIRRYPDLQIHRIIKENLKGKMSDKRISHYKKILPDVTKQNSEYERRAETAERETIKLKKVEYMQRHIGEVFTGVISGVTGWGLYVELPNTIEGLVHVTALNDDYYVHDELKYMYVGERTKKIYALGDLINVKVERCNVEERNIDFSVSEEGPTEVASETLAV; this is translated from the coding sequence ATGAAAATCGATCAAAAAGAAGTGTTACTGGATTTGTTTAAAGATAAAAAATACAGACCACTCAAATTAAAAGAATTAGCATTACTGCTAAACCTTTCAAAAAATGAAAAAAAAGAACTGGAACAATCCCTGCAGGCACTCATTCAGGAAGACAAGGTGATTCTTACCAAGCGCGGCAAATATATGATTAATGATGCGCCAGAGCCAATAATAGGAAGATTTGTTTCTCATCCTAAAGGCTTTGGTTTTGTGGTTATAGAAGGACAGGATGATGATATTTTCATTCCTGCCAAATATGTCAACACAGCCTTTCACAATGATACTGTGGCCATTAAGTTGCTTAAAGACAGCCGTGGCAAACGCCCTGAAGGTGAGATTGTCAAAGTGCTTGAAAGAGGCAAAGATACCCTAGTTGGGCTTTATGAACAAAGCGATAACTTTGGATTTGTCCGAGCAGACGACAAAAAAGTACAGAAAGATATCTATATAGCCAAATCCAACAGTATGATGGCCATGAAAGGCCATAAAGTTGTGGTTAAGGTTACGGACTGGGGCGGTGAAGACCGTAAACCAGAGGGTAAGATTGTTGAGATTATCGGTCACGTGGATGATCCGGATACTGCGATTTTGTCTATTGTTAAGAACTTAGAAATACCTACAGAGTTCCCGGATAGCGTCAAAAAACAAGTTTTATCTATCCCTACAGAAGTGCCTAAAGATGCAGCGGAAGGTAGACTGGATTACCGAAACATTCAGACAGTGACCATAGATGGAGAAGATGCCAAAGACTTAGATGACGCCATTACTATAGAGAAAATCGAACAAGGCTATCGTTTAGGGGTTCATATAGCTGATGTTAGCTATTATGTAAAAGAAGGCAGTGCTATGGATGAAGAAGCCCTTAATAGAAGCACCAGTGTCTATTTGGTAGATAGGGTCATCCCGATGTTACCAAGACAACTGTCTAATGGTATTTGTTCATTAAATTCAGGTGTAGACCGTTTGGCCCTTAGTTGTATTATGGACATTGACCAAGACGGCAAAGTTTTTAATTACACCATTAATGAAACCATTATTAACGTCGATGAGCGTATGACTTACACAGCGGTTTCTGGTATCTTAGAGAAATCAGATCCTGAATTAACAGAGCGCTACAAAGATTTTGTAGACATGTTCCATAGAATGGAAGGCTTAGCGGCCATACTCAGAGCAAAGAGAAAGCAAAGGGGTTCCATCGACTTTGATTTTCCGGAAGCTAAAGTCAAGCTGGATGAGTTTGGTGCACCTACTGAGATCTATGTTTATGAACGTAACGTGGCAACGAAGATTATTGAAGAGTTTATGCTACTGGCCAATGAAACCGTAGCTGAGCATTACTTCTGGCAAGAGATACCTTTTGTATATAGAAACCATGAAGAGCCGGACAATGAGCGTATACAAGCCCTTGGTAAGTTCATCTATAACTTTGGTTATCATATCAAAGGCAAAGAAGATGTCCACCCTAAAGAAATACAGAAACTTCTAATTGATATTGAAGGCAGCAAAGAGGAAGTCCTAATTAGCCGATTGGCCCTTAGATCTATGAAACAAGCCAAGTATGAAGTGGATTGTGAAGGTCACTATGGTCTTGCGGCTAAGTATTATAGCCATTTCACCTCACCGATTCGCCGTTATCCGGATTTACAGATTCATAGAATCATCAAAGAAAATCTAAAAGGTAAGATGAGCGATAAGCGCATCAGCCATTACAAGAAGATTTTGCCGGATGTTACCAAGCAGAACTCCGAGTATGAACGTCGTGCGGAAACAGCAGAACGTGAAACCATTAAGCTTAAAAAAGTGGAATACATGCAGCGTCATATTGGAGAAGTATTTACAGGTGTCATCTCCGGTGTTACCGGATGGGGACTCTATGTAGAACTGCCAAACACCATAGAAGGTCTTGTTCATGTCACCGCTCTAAATGATGATTATTATGTTCATGATGAGCTTAAGTACATGTATGTGGGTGAGCGCACCAAGAAAATCTATGCCCTTGGTGACTTAATCAATGTTAAAGTAGAGCGATGCAATGTAGAAGAACGCAACATTGATTTTTCTGTATCAGAAGAAGGACCAACAGAGGTTGCGAGCGAGACACTGGCGGTTTAG
- the smpB gene encoding SsrA-binding protein SmpB: protein MAKEAYKIIAQNKKAYHDYFIDETYEAGMVLAGTEVKSLRLGKGSIKESFVRVIDGEIFVTNMHITPYEKGNIFNKDPMRTRKLLLNRYEINKIMGAVAVKGYTIMPLKIYLKKGRMKMEIGLARGKKLHDKRQDIAKKDQKRMAEKQFKVDNL, encoded by the coding sequence ATGGCAAAAGAAGCTTATAAAATCATAGCGCAAAACAAAAAAGCCTATCACGATTATTTTATTGATGAGACCTATGAAGCAGGTATGGTACTTGCAGGAACAGAAGTCAAGTCTTTAAGACTAGGAAAAGGCAGCATAAAAGAGAGCTTTGTAAGGGTTATAGATGGTGAGATTTTTGTCACCAACATGCACATCACACCTTATGAAAAGGGTAATATCTTCAATAAGGACCCGATGAGAACCAGAAAGCTCTTGTTAAACCGTTATGAGATCAATAAGATCATGGGTGCGGTTGCCGTAAAAGGTTATACCATCATGCCACTCAAAATCTACCTAAAAAAAGGTCGAATGAAGATGGAGATTGGTTTGGCACGTGGTAAAAAGCTCCATGACAAACGACAAGACATCGCCAAAAAAGATCAAAAAAGAATGGCTGAAAAGCAATTCAAAGTTGATAATCTGTAG
- the era gene encoding GTPase Era, protein MNNKKSGFVTIIGRPNVGKSTLMNHLIGQKIAIMSDKPQTTRNRIQTILTNDLGQIVFIDTPGIHVPMTKLGEFMNTSAETTLNEVDVVLWLIEPDKKIGKGDRYIIERLARVETPVFLVINKMDTIAKNELLEVIATYKDQYNFKDIIPISALKGDNTDILLDQIFDVLEDGPMYFPEDMITDQPERQICAELIREKVLLNMEQEIPHGIAVVIDQMKEREDQAIVDIDATIVCEKDSHKGMVIGKQGSMLKKIGSMARRDMENLLGSKVNLKIWVRVKKDWRDSDYLLKNYGYTNKE, encoded by the coding sequence GTGAACAATAAAAAATCAGGGTTTGTAACCATCATAGGTCGTCCGAATGTTGGTAAATCAACTTTAATGAATCATTTAATCGGACAGAAAATTGCCATTATGTCAGACAAGCCTCAAACAACAAGAAACCGGATTCAAACCATCTTGACCAATGACTTAGGTCAAATCGTCTTTATTGACACACCAGGTATTCATGTACCTATGACCAAACTTGGTGAATTCATGAATACAAGCGCAGAAACGACTTTGAATGAAGTCGATGTCGTCTTATGGCTAATTGAACCGGATAAAAAAATAGGTAAAGGTGATCGTTATATTATAGAAAGACTGGCAAGGGTAGAGACACCTGTATTTCTTGTTATTAACAAAATGGATACCATAGCTAAAAATGAACTCTTAGAAGTTATAGCCACCTACAAGGACCAATATAACTTCAAAGACATTATTCCTATATCAGCCCTTAAAGGTGACAATACGGACATATTATTGGATCAGATTTTTGATGTACTGGAAGATGGACCTATGTATTTTCCGGAAGATATGATTACGGATCAACCGGAAAGACAGATATGTGCGGAACTGATACGGGAAAAAGTATTGCTAAACATGGAGCAGGAAATACCCCATGGTATAGCAGTAGTGATTGATCAAATGAAGGAACGTGAAGATCAGGCAATCGTTGATATAGATGCTACCATTGTCTGTGAAAAAGACTCTCATAAGGGTATGGTTATTGGAAAACAAGGATCCATGCTCAAGAAAATCGGTTCAATGGCCAGAAGAGATATGGAAAATCTACTGGGTTCAAAAGTTAACTTAAAAATATGGGTAAGGGTCAAGAAAGATTGGCGTGATAGTGACTACTTACTAAAAAATTACGGTTATACCAATAAAGAATAA
- a CDS encoding vWA domain-containing protein — protein MKVTANIKKKIGFLMAFVWVLQMGMPIYANVNTTVTITKDTPEVTLSDAGERIFDIGYNFSVSYEQVTTGLDIVLVLDRSNSMLRIDPSTNKPVADAVWKAVNKFVNEVYATYPDSNMAIVSFGTNANKSDNWKYYNNKTETLNEIKSVFKYRDLYYNYNSNFSSYWNNGYRYAWEYWQISDGATNIKESFEYAENTVTKKQITGAPSEQDVIILFTDGVATQGGSTSQKNLNYPTSHNTNTTAAYQAGQSAQSVAEVIAVGYFEGIEYVATKNVARDTLVKSQNAGLFEASQTGQLSDIFDTIVGDLNYVGTNAKVIETIESEFEVVDGSIQPQNYTLTVDAQGRQVITWDLGNVVDTNYTFGYKVKVKDHVYPTGSGQVEIPINVNATLIYKDLSGNTITELLGQNVTAIPPRTNQPQVNVNVTYANNQFGYLVGDIIQMNHSLSYNNEAPFDYKTIYVKNLTKSTSDQNISEFITLQPASTGVGWGMINNKLSLNILESKSVVGSENLTWQKEVPLELKAIKEGSFRLDHNVEYQLTNSVGNVFDYTNLGLDPAAIDIKVGRLTFDFSDDFDTAITDVELYINGVLRPYTVEDGVIVVEGITSGLHKVSIPVPSGYLMTSQSGGISLDSDMNMVFDAVLSHATPQIDKVVTFERLKIKDIAVTTLDGSSEHNIDLLNEPTQSKISFELVRPLTKVEMTLFDDFADSNHTFVLNTYSGVADVRNASGNVVPGFTMTDGRLSYNGSQLPAGIYMAYGVLTPPSTLGHQLDYDFKVGINEIRTREQGDSTDLMSTITSKRLDVGVLDTVAPVIDVVVDPLESSVNLINHNITISDKTTIVTYKVFEGKLTYNQILAATNEQSIRVLSNLGNQVLLDSDMKVTLSTQLNKFVAKGAITIYAVDAFGNYSVKVVEYLNEELNDLLDQNIM, from the coding sequence ATGAAAGTAACCGCAAACATCAAAAAAAAGATAGGATTCTTAATGGCATTTGTATGGGTGCTACAGATGGGCATGCCTATTTATGCAAATGTGAATACGACGGTAACCATAACGAAAGACACACCGGAGGTGACATTATCGGATGCCGGTGAGAGAATCTTTGACATCGGTTATAATTTTTCCGTATCTTATGAGCAAGTAACCACAGGTCTTGATATTGTTTTGGTTCTTGACCGTTCCAATTCTATGTTGCGTATTGATCCTTCTACCAATAAACCGGTTGCAGATGCTGTATGGAAAGCTGTTAATAAGTTTGTGAATGAAGTCTATGCAACTTACCCCGATTCCAATATGGCCATTGTTTCCTTTGGTACCAATGCCAATAAGAGCGACAATTGGAAATACTACAATAACAAAACAGAGACATTAAATGAGATCAAAAGTGTATTTAAGTATAGGGATCTCTACTATAATTATAACAGTAATTTCTCATCTTATTGGAACAACGGTTATAGATATGCTTGGGAATATTGGCAAATATCTGATGGTGCCACTAACATCAAGGAGTCTTTTGAATATGCAGAGAATACGGTAACAAAAAAACAAATTACAGGTGCCCCATCAGAACAAGATGTCATCATACTTTTTACAGATGGTGTGGCGACCCAAGGCGGTAGTACAAGTCAGAAAAACTTGAACTATCCTACTAGTCATAATACCAATACCACCGCAGCTTATCAAGCCGGACAATCAGCCCAGTCAGTAGCTGAAGTCATAGCCGTTGGGTATTTTGAAGGCATTGAATACGTAGCAACTAAGAATGTGGCAAGGGATACATTGGTCAAATCACAAAATGCAGGTCTTTTTGAGGCATCTCAAACAGGGCAACTTTCAGATATTTTTGATACTATTGTTGGCGACCTAAACTATGTAGGAACCAATGCAAAAGTGATAGAAACCATAGAAAGTGAGTTTGAAGTTGTTGATGGCAGTATACAACCACAAAATTATACATTAACCGTTGATGCACAGGGCAGACAAGTCATAACTTGGGATTTGGGCAATGTTGTTGATACCAATTATACTTTTGGGTATAAAGTTAAAGTTAAGGACCATGTGTATCCAACCGGTAGTGGTCAAGTTGAGATACCAATTAATGTGAACGCTACGCTAATATATAAGGATTTAAGTGGTAATACAATAACTGAACTGCTAGGGCAGAATGTGACCGCCATTCCGCCAAGGACCAATCAACCCCAAGTAAATGTGAATGTTACCTACGCAAACAATCAATTCGGTTATCTAGTTGGTGATATCATTCAGATGAACCATAGTCTTAGCTATAATAATGAAGCACCATTTGATTATAAAACCATTTATGTAAAAAACCTGACCAAATCCACGTCGGATCAGAATATTAGTGAGTTTATAACACTTCAGCCGGCAAGTACAGGGGTAGGTTGGGGTATGATCAATAATAAGTTATCCTTAAATATTCTAGAATCAAAAAGTGTGGTAGGAAGTGAGAACCTTACGTGGCAGAAGGAAGTACCATTAGAGCTTAAGGCTATAAAAGAAGGTAGCTTCAGATTAGACCACAATGTAGAGTATCAACTGACAAATTCAGTAGGCAATGTTTTTGACTACACTAACCTTGGCCTTGATCCCGCTGCCATTGATATTAAGGTGGGTCGACTCACCTTTGATTTTTCAGATGATTTTGACACAGCCATAACGGATGTAGAACTCTATATCAATGGGGTATTAAGACCTTATACTGTTGAAGATGGTGTTATCGTTGTTGAAGGCATTACCAGTGGTCTTCACAAAGTATCCATTCCGGTACCGAGTGGTTATCTGATGACAAGTCAAAGTGGTGGTATCAGTCTAGATAGTGATATGAATATGGTTTTTGATGCTGTACTAAGTCATGCAACGCCACAAATCGATAAGGTTGTTACGTTTGAACGCCTTAAGATTAAGGATATAGCCGTTACTACACTAGATGGTAGCTCAGAACACAATATCGATTTACTGAACGAACCAACACAAAGTAAAATCAGTTTCGAGTTAGTTAGACCATTGACCAAAGTAGAAATGACCTTGTTTGATGACTTTGCAGATTCCAACCATACATTTGTCTTAAACACATATTCAGGCGTCGCAGACGTAAGAAATGCTTCCGGAAATGTGGTGCCAGGATTTACAATGACGGATGGACGGCTCAGTTATAATGGTAGCCAATTACCTGCTGGAATTTACATGGCTTATGGCGTATTAACGCCACCATCCACCTTAGGCCATCAATTGGACTACGACTTTAAAGTTGGCATTAATGAGATTCGAACCAGAGAACAAGGTGATAGCACAGATCTTATGTCAACCATCACATCCAAGAGGCTAGACGTAGGTGTACTTGACACAGTGGCACCTGTAATAGATGTGGTAGTAGATCCACTTGAATCATCCGTTAATCTGATTAATCACAACATCACCATAAGCGACAAGACGACCATTGTGACCTATAAAGTCTTTGAAGGTAAGTTGACCTATAACCAGATATTAGCGGCAACGAATGAACAGTCCATTCGGGTTCTAAGTAATCTTGGCAATCAAGTATTACTTGATTCGGATATGAAAGTTACTTTATCAACGCAGCTTAACAAGTTTGTAGCTAAAGGTGCAATCACCATTTATGCCGTGGATGCATTTGGAAATTATAGTGTCAAAGTTGTAGAATATCTAAACGAAGAACTCAATGATTTGTTGGATCAAAACATTATGTAA
- a CDS encoding LuxR C-terminal-related transcriptional regulator: protein MYKQNNNRGLYFSEKITESMNGIFNYPLTIVEAPMGYGKTIAVREHLNFAHANVLWQKIYDSSINSFWNDLCFLFSKINSNCAQSLARLGFPFDRLSMREVLKLIEEVEIPEKTVLFIDDYHHLNGTEVGRFIEFLVINEIDRFHIVLTARFIDFPNIEELTLKGYLLYIRKDHLELVPNEIVKYYSACGVSINNSDAEKLYATTEGWISALYLLLINYKTEGRFLTTNSIYKLVDNAIYKPLAQEVKDFLIHMCIFDSFTKTQAVFVWENEEANLFLEDITRKNLFVNYNINTKSYHIHHIFINFLQNILAEKDASYKEKLNKRAGDWYLKNNEYLAAMHYFYKVGDFENLLLAVELDKGESFYLEHKEVIIKYFEECPYEYKQDNLVALLVYAMTLIRFNEMSLFPKVYEEVTLLIQSSSLNPVSMNNLMGELEFVKSFTRYNHIMGMSEHLKKACKLMNRPSVFINTKSIWTFGSPSVLHLFYRESGKLEQEVHAMKEMMPYYYQLTNGHGMGSEYVMEAEWYYNKGDFENAEIAINKAQVQANIIFQPNIVISALFLQIKLTLVKGDYAHVRYLFNKMHEEIVESQLYPLMYTIDMCVGFVNACLRQDRKIPEWLTEGTFNSSHLFFPARAFSNIILGRFFLIKGEYLKLLGNVEYFITIASIFPSILAKIYTMIYVAAAEEHIFRRSEAIEALKKALDMAVTDKVYMPFVENCDYIQPLLDALYLHDIYREHIKQILAIYKPYHNSMEQIISRYFIESKPNLTKREEEIAQLAAEGYSNKRIGERLYISPNTVKTQLKSVYEKMGVNSRFLLKQYFDENPRM, encoded by the coding sequence TTGTATAAACAAAATAATAACAGAGGCCTATATTTTTCTGAAAAGATAACTGAATCAATGAATGGAATCTTCAATTATCCACTCACAATAGTGGAAGCACCTATGGGCTATGGAAAAACCATAGCGGTTAGGGAGCATCTTAACTTTGCCCATGCGAATGTTTTGTGGCAAAAGATTTATGACAGTTCGATTAATAGTTTCTGGAATGACCTCTGTTTTTTGTTTAGCAAAATCAATTCTAATTGTGCTCAAAGTCTTGCACGGCTTGGATTTCCTTTTGACAGATTATCTATGCGAGAGGTATTAAAACTTATTGAAGAAGTAGAAATACCTGAAAAAACAGTACTCTTTATTGATGATTACCACCATTTAAATGGAACTGAGGTGGGAAGGTTCATTGAATTTCTTGTAATTAATGAAATCGATAGATTTCATATTGTCTTAACAGCACGTTTTATTGATTTTCCCAATATTGAGGAACTTACACTAAAGGGCTATTTACTCTATATAAGAAAAGATCATCTAGAGCTTGTGCCAAATGAAATAGTTAAATACTATAGTGCATGCGGAGTCAGCATCAATAATAGTGATGCTGAAAAATTGTATGCTACCACAGAAGGTTGGATAAGTGCTTTGTACCTTTTACTGATTAACTATAAAACAGAGGGAAGATTTTTGACCACGAATAGCATTTATAAACTGGTTGACAACGCTATATACAAGCCACTTGCTCAAGAGGTAAAAGACTTTCTCATACATATGTGTATCTTTGATAGTTTTACCAAGACCCAAGCTGTATTCGTATGGGAAAATGAAGAAGCAAATCTTTTTTTAGAGGACATAACCAGAAAAAATCTTTTTGTCAATTATAATATCAACACCAAATCATATCATATACATCATATTTTTATTAATTTTCTTCAAAATATACTCGCGGAAAAGGATGCGAGTTATAAGGAAAAACTTAATAAGAGAGCTGGAGATTGGTATTTGAAAAATAATGAATATTTGGCCGCTATGCACTATTTTTATAAAGTTGGAGATTTTGAAAATCTGCTTTTGGCAGTCGAGCTTGATAAAGGTGAAAGTTTTTACCTAGAGCATAAAGAAGTGATTATAAAATATTTTGAAGAATGTCCTTACGAATACAAACAGGACAATTTAGTCGCATTGCTTGTTTATGCAATGACTTTAATAAGATTTAATGAAATGAGCTTGTTCCCAAAAGTATATGAAGAGGTCACCCTATTGATACAAAGCAGTAGCCTCAATCCTGTAAGTATGAATAATTTAATGGGAGAATTAGAATTTGTAAAAAGCTTTACTCGTTATAATCATATTATGGGCATGTCAGAACATCTTAAAAAGGCTTGCAAGCTTATGAATCGACCGTCAGTTTTTATAAATACAAAAAGTATCTGGACATTTGGTTCACCATCAGTGTTGCACTTATTCTATAGAGAGAGTGGAAAGCTGGAGCAAGAAGTCCATGCAATGAAAGAAATGATGCCTTATTACTATCAATTGACCAATGGACATGGGATGGGTTCTGAATATGTGATGGAAGCGGAGTGGTATTACAATAAGGGTGATTTTGAAAATGCAGAAATTGCAATAAATAAAGCACAAGTTCAGGCCAACATAATATTTCAACCGAACATAGTTATCTCTGCTCTTTTTTTACAGATTAAGTTGACCCTAGTAAAGGGTGATTATGCCCATGTACGATATTTATTTAACAAGATGCATGAAGAAATAGTAGAAAGTCAATTATATCCATTGATGTATACAATTGACATGTGTGTTGGTTTTGTGAATGCTTGCTTGAGACAAGATCGTAAGATACCTGAATGGCTGACCGAGGGTACCTTTAATTCGAGTCATCTTTTTTTTCCAGCGAGAGCCTTCTCTAATATAATCCTCGGAAGATTTTTTTTGATAAAAGGTGAATATTTGAAGCTTTTGGGCAATGTGGAATATTTTATTACTATTGCCTCTATTTTTCCTAGTATATTAGCCAAAATCTATACCATGATTTATGTTGCTGCAGCAGAAGAACACATATTTCGAAGGAGCGAAGCTATTGAAGCTTTAAAGAAAGCTCTTGATATGGCTGTTACTGATAAGGTATATATGCCCTTTGTAGAAAATTGTGATTACATACAGCCCCTCCTTGATGCATTATATCTGCACGATATTTATCGTGAGCATATTAAACAGATATTAGCAATCTATAAACCATATCATAATTCAATGGAACAAATTATTAGTAGGTATTTTATAGAGAGCAAGCCAAATCTGACTAAACGTGAAGAGGAAATAGCACAGCTTGCTGCAGAAGGATATTCAAATAAAAGAATAGGAGAAAGACTCTATATATCACCCAATACTGTAAAAACACAGCTTAAGAGTGTTTATGAAAAAATGGGTGTAAACTCACGTTTCCTTTTGAAACAGTATTTCGATGAAAACCCTAGAATGTAA
- a CDS encoding S-layer homology domain-containing protein, with the protein MKTKKKNIISLIMVLTILTTGSFSQIYANTAPLYKDTTALEWYYGSLDILSQENIITGFTDGTFKGNQKLTIDQYIAILCRLTGNDVGVSDGYWAENYIAYAKNQGWLDGVSYTVYNTPIDRYEASRLTIKAMNLVPSNYPDEFLDYSIYINDFNVMPQDYQTTVLLSYALGIITGYPDSTFGGDNTLTRAEAAVISHRVLDPKVRKLAVSPSKSKALATLFASNPELLAAFDGEMTFVNNQLVFIDGDTTTNLSNSGLDPNVGNITENILVDALLDSADDETDNTLAAGYNYGVFNINLLTEDNESLVILDAQDGGKVIILDLVLMQDTDGNLKPGASEFILLVCKNIDFENANAMHNFILTNYQGRASLPSSGVSESYDGTDILMTALVHDHNVVKVEFTLK; encoded by the coding sequence ATGAAGACAAAGAAAAAAAATATCATTTCATTAATCATGGTTCTAACAATTCTAACTACTGGAAGTTTCTCACAAATATATGCCAATACCGCTCCCTTATATAAAGACACCACTGCCCTTGAATGGTATTATGGTTCTCTTGACATATTATCACAGGAGAATATAATTACCGGTTTCACAGACGGTACTTTCAAAGGCAATCAGAAATTAACCATTGACCAGTATATAGCCATCTTATGCCGTTTGACCGGCAACGATGTTGGTGTCTCTGATGGTTATTGGGCTGAAAATTACATTGCGTATGCTAAAAACCAAGGTTGGTTAGATGGTGTGAGTTATACTGTATACAACACACCCATTGACCGTTATGAAGCCAGTAGGCTTACCATCAAGGCAATGAATCTAGTTCCGTCAAACTATCCGGATGAGTTTCTTGACTACAGCATCTATATCAACGACTTTAACGTCATGCCCCAAGATTATCAGACAACGGTACTCTTGTCTTATGCCCTTGGTATTATTACCGGTTATCCTGACAGTACATTTGGTGGTGACAATACTTTAACACGTGCTGAAGCAGCAGTAATTAGCCATCGTGTATTGGATCCTAAGGTCAGAAAACTTGCCGTATCACCAAGCAAGTCCAAAGCCCTTGCCACGTTATTTGCCTCAAATCCGGAGCTCCTTGCAGCTTTTGACGGAGAGATGACTTTTGTCAATAACCAACTTGTTTTTATCGATGGAGATACAACAACAAACCTCAGTAACTCCGGTTTAGATCCAAATGTAGGTAATATTACAGAAAACATTTTGGTTGATGCCCTTCTTGACAGTGCTGATGATGAGACAGATAATACATTGGCCGCCGGCTACAATTATGGTGTCTTCAACATCAACCTCTTAACAGAGGATAATGAAAGTCTTGTTATACTCGATGCACAAGATGGTGGAAAAGTAATTATACTGGATTTGGTGCTTATGCAGGATACTGATGGTAATCTTAAGCCGGGTGCTTCTGAATTCATACTTCTGGTTTGTAAAAATATAGATTTTGAAAATGCCAATGCCATGCACAATTTTATTCTTACAAATTATCAAGGCCGTGCTTCCTTACCATCTTCAGGTGTAAGTGAATCCTATGATGGTACGGATATACTTATGACAGCCTTGGTACATGACCACAATGTGGTAAAAGTTGAGTTTACTCTTAAATAA